From the Leptolyngbya sp. O-77 genome, one window contains:
- a CDS encoding GlsB/YeaQ/YmgE family stress response membrane protein: MANLLTWLVLGFIAGALAKLIYPGRQGGGILATTLLGILGAMLGGWLGTVLLGGAVTGLNLTSIILAVIGAMLLIFLWGAFTRAA; this comes from the coding sequence ATGGCAAATCTGTTGACTTGGCTGGTGTTGGGATTCATCGCAGGTGCGTTAGCGAAGCTAATTTATCCAGGACGGCAGGGTGGCGGCATCCTGGCAACAACGCTGTTGGGCATCTTGGGCGCAATGCTGGGCGGATGGCTGGGCACGGTGCTGCTGGGTGGAGCCGTTACAGGGCTAAATCTGACCAGCATTATCTTGGCCGTGATCGGTGCAATGCTGTTAATCTTCTTGTGGGGCGCATTCACTCGCGCTGCTTAG
- a CDS encoding DUF4230 domain-containing protein, translating to MQAGFNLKELVVSNLDFKNRVITAELPPPRILNINLDIARSSKIDDYRSLFGPAATAELYEEAQHEALAIIREKACSGNLFKAANSSAKEQIRTILTKAGFNTVTVEVEPGTCAA from the coding sequence GTGCAAGCCGGGTTTAACCTGAAAGAATTGGTGGTGTCGAACCTCGACTTCAAAAATCGGGTCATCACCGCAGAATTGCCCCCTCCTCGAATTTTGAACATCAATCTCGACATTGCGCGGAGTTCCAAAATCGATGACTACCGCTCATTGTTTGGCCCTGCGGCGACCGCCGAGCTATACGAAGAAGCGCAGCACGAAGCACTCGCCATCATCCGCGAAAAAGCGTGCAGCGGCAACCTGTTCAAAGCTGCCAATAGCAGCGCCAAAGAGCAGATCAGGACGATTTTGACCAAAGCGGGGTTCAACACGGTGACAGTTGAAGTGGAGCCTGGAACCTGCGCTGCCTAA